The nucleotide sequence TTTTAGGTGGGACATACGCGTGATTCAAAACAGTGCATCGAGTGTCGGCATAGCATGCCTCGGTGTTGTCGCGTCGGCCGCTGCAACCGATGAACAAAACTTTAGGCGGGAATCGGGCACAGAAAGCAGTGGCAATTATCAAACAGCGGGCATCACCGCAGTGGAATCACTACCAGAAACGATTTccgccgaatggcatgcgaaccaGACAGAGTGGAGTGGAGAGTGTACGCAAGGAAGCAAAGAGAGTGCGGAGGAGCACCGCAAAGTGTCTGCACAACATGTTAAAAATTCACCTACCACACAACATTGGATTCCCGCCCGTGGAAATCAGCGTCGTCCGCGTGTGGGAATCATCGCCGTTTGCCACAGTGAAGTTGTCGCACCGCGAGCAGTAGCAATAGCGCGGCCGCCTCGGGGAGGGGCGATGTGGCCCACCTCCTCTCCGCGCGTGCAGCAGGTGTTGTCGGCCTGTACGCGGCAGCAGTAGTGTCGACCGCCTCGTCATGTGGCGGAAGGGCCCACATGCCCAGCCCCGTTCCATCCCGGCTCCCGACGCGCCAGAAATTACATAATAGTTGGCCGGCTGCCTCAGCGCATGGCGGTAGGGCCCGCCTCCTACTAGCATGGCGGTAGGAGCCAAGTGTCGGCCGCCGCGCCTGCCGCCACTACCGAGGGGGTCTTTTTTGTCAATTTTATTTGTAGGTGGTCCTTTTTGTCAATTGTGTTTGCCAGAGGGTCCTTTTCGACTAAAAATCCCGAAGCAACAGTGGATGTTATCGTCTAGTAAGCATCACAAACAGTGCAGCCGCCTCATAGAGTGGCGACATGGCCCACCGCCTCGTTGTGCGTGCAAATGCCATGTCGGCAACCGAGCGGCAGCAGCAGGGCCCACCTACCTGGCCCCGTTCCATCCCGGTACGGATACATGTTATACAATGATGGGCGCCTTAgtgcgtggcggcaggtgccacgtgttgcCTGTCGCGCCTGCCGCCACGCCGGGGGGTCTCTTTTATCAATTTCATCTGCATGTAGTCCTTTTTGACAATTGCGTTGGGCACCTGGTCCTTTTCGACAAAAAATCATTTGATCGAAAGATCCAGGTTGGGAAAGGCATATTTCTTTGACAAGCACAAGTAATGGAAGGACCAAAAGATCCAGATTAGGAGGACACCGTTCCAAGGTACAAGCACATATCATGGAAATATTGCTACCAGTGGTTGTAAAGTCCACATATCAGTATGTGATGTCGATGAATGATGTTATATCTTCTTGCTCTAATTTTATGATGGTGAATTGATGGATGTTGACTATTGGACAAGTGGTGCCATTTATTTTAGCTTGTTAATTCCTAATGAGTAATGCCAAATTTTGTCTCGGATAAAAATGACTTTACCTTCCAATTTGGCGATCAAGGACTCCTTTATATACTTATGGAACTTATTTTCATTATATTGTCAAAATAGGTGGGTGTAGCAACGCCGCCATCATTGATCTATATTTACATTTCAAATAATTAATAACTGGATATTTTATTATTAGCTGATTAAAACTTTAAATAAAATAATAAGGGAAAAACATTTTTATATCCATATTTACGTTTGAACTAATCAGTGCTTTTGTAATATCATTCGGTTCGACTCTAAACATAATAATACAATCATAACACTTTAATAAGATATGATTAAAACTTTTAGTATATTTTGATTTTAATAACATTTTCATATCATCCAATAAAAATAGTTTATTTACAAATAATGAAATGAGAATACATTTTAATAACCGTATTTTCATTAGAAAATAATCTACTTTTTTAGTATCATTCGGTTGGACCTTAAACATAATAGTATGATGATACCATTTAAATATCATATGACTGAACAAATAACCATATTTCCACTAGAAATATTTGCAGCAGCAGTAACATCATTCACAATAGTACATCAatataaaaaatatttaaaaattacACACCATCATTTATACCTCAGCTTAAATATAGATGTTGTTTCGAATAAACTTAAGCGCCGCAATAGTTCAAAAAAAATCCGTCAGCATGAACATATCACCGGTAATATATCAATGGAGTTAACCTATTATCACACGAACATAAATATTAGACACGGATTTTTTTTCTGCTATCAAAAGCATCCAAATGGCACTTTGCATGTATGTGGTCGTCACCTCAAAAGGGACATCGAAGATCgaaacacaatttcttcaatcacGTCATCTCATCATTGTTTGTTACTCAGATGATATTTTTTTACCTAATTACATACATCATTAAGGATATTAGCATCTAATCTTAATATACAAAACTTAGATTATTGCGACATACAAAAAGTAGACCTACGGTTTCCTAACTATAAAAATTATTAATAAACATACCACATACCACATGAAATAGCATCACTTTCTTTTTGCGAAAGAAATAGCATCACATTTAATCATGCAATGACCAATTATGGTACAAACTTTTTCTTAATTAGCATATTAAGAACTTTTCGCATGTCAAACTGAATTAATGCATTTGAAAGGCCTAACGTGATCTACAATACCGTCAAATATTTGTTGTCCAAATTTTGGCTCTAACCCAACCTAAACGTTCAACATAAGTACTAATTACGACGTAATAACAAAAATAGCAACATCTTGCTTGtcaaaaaaaattagtaatggATACAGCTAACATTGATCTACGACATCTTCAACTTACACGTGTGCAAAAAATTACTATAAATGCAACATATGTCATCTGAAAACTTTTATAACTTCTAACAATAAACATCATATAGATAATGACGGGCTAAAAAACTAACTAATTTTAACCGTGCATGCACAAGAAAATTTATGTATCgcaaagctcataccttgatctTCAACTTCGTAGTTCACTTCGCACGGCAAATCctactccagaagctccagatgACTCCTTAAAGTGATGAAATCATGCCTAAAACAACAGAGAATACATACTTAGGGAATAAAAACATCATGCATGCGAACGAAACCAACAAAAACGGATAGATCTTACCTTGATCTATCTTTTCTTCAACTAAAACTTCTTCTGAATCGGCCTTCAAATCGCTCAAAATCGTGATCAAAGTAGCTATTTAAGCTGTCTTTCTCAATGTGCTAGGGTAGAGCAGAGAGAgcagggaggagaggagaggagtgaGCGGGCTGCTGCGCAAATGAGGCACATCCTGCCTTATAACGAGAGAAGTGTCGGCAGAACGGTACAAAAGCCACCAACCGACAGCCCGCGGTGCCGTCGCGTCGCGCGCAGCAGAAACAGGGCTGCCGCCTCATTTTGTGGCAGCAGGGAAGAGCACCGTTCCGTTGCGGCTCGCCAGCTACCGTCGAAATCTGTTACGCGGCGCCGGCCGCCTGGCCGTGTGGCGGCAGGGGTGGCCGCCTGCGCGAGCGTGCTGCTGGTTGCTTAAAAGAGAGTAGAGAGAGCCAGGGGAACGAGATCACGGGCAGCGTCGGCAGAAACGGCCAAACTTCACCAACCGGCAACCAGAGTGAGCGATCGCGTCGCCCGCAGCAGCAACAGTGGCTGCCGCCTCAGGGAGTGGCGGCCGGGCCCACATAACCCTGCTCCGTTCCGTTGCCAAACGCGCGCGGACGAAAAAAATCTGTTATGCACGGCCTGCCGCCTGGCCCGGTGGCGGCATGTCCCGCCGCCTGCGCCCGTGGCGGCAGGTGGCGTCGCGGCGATGGATCTCTTGTTCCGGGAAGCGGAGGAGGGAGCCGCGGTGCGAGGCGCCGCCGCCGTGACAGCTTCCCCACCTCCTCGCACGGCCGCCAGGATCCGTTGGCTGCCGCCTCGCCCCGTAGTTCCCTGCCGCGTGGCGCACGGTTCTTCGCCACCGCGTACCGTAGTGCGCCGTCACCGGGATCCTTCTCCTCTTCGACGCCGCCGCCGGGGCCTTGCTCCTCTTCCCCGCCGGAGCACGATTAGACCTGGTAACTCACTACCTCGACCCTCTCTTTCATGATTTTGTCTTGTTCTTGCTGATTGTGATCATCAGCTTCAGCAATTAGTAATGCAGCAGGCTAACGTGTGTGATGAATACATTTTGTGGGGTAGCAGGCCACTGTGTATGATATTTTTGGTGCAATGTATGCTGAAATCTATGTgtgcaatgtactccctccgtccgaaaatacttgtcgaaggAATGGATGTATTTAAACGCaatttagttgtagatacatccattttcatccatttctctgacaagtatttccggaaggagggagtacaagttGTGTTATGTGCAAATTCAGAGGAGATTACTACCGTATCTAGCTCTGAATTACAGGAGATTAGCAACACTTATATATTCAATGTAAATACTCCGAATTAGAGTTGATTATGATCACTTTTTTTGTAAGCATCCTTATAGATATGTAGTATGTCCAAGAAGTTTTCATGTTAAAATCAATGGGGATGCTTACTTTTCTATTCGGAAGATTTCTGAACCCTCAGTTTTCTTTGTGGCAGGTGTGATGTATAACATATTAACATCAGACTTGGATATGAAAAGAATATGCAGTGTTGGCCAAATAAACTTCTTCGGCTGTCGGATGCTACCATAGGTATGAGGTATCTATGTAATcggatgcccgtgcgttgcatggaacaatAAACTTAGACATATAGACATTGATCAAACGTTTTTGCTATATATTTTTTAATGGTGTATAAGATATGAGTTGCCCTACTTTTCAAGAGCTCATGAGTTGGGTATGACCATGAGACTCTAAAGACATGATACATGGTCTTCCACAGTTTATATTTTGCCTCATGTTGTATATCTATTGAAAAGTTTTATACGTTACTATATTAATGACATAAATCTTTGTGTGATTAAAAATCGCAGTGTATTCCTTTGAAAGATGTGAGAAATATATTTGGATTGGGGAAGCGTGAAGCAGAAGCAATCATCTCATCATATAGAAAGGGGCTTGCAAAATCCTTTAATATTGATTTGGCTGCAGCTCCTAGGAAAGCACTGTTCGTCCAAAATCTCTTCGAAGAGAGTTACAGTTTGATCCTGAacttactagcaagatgcatgaAGGTACCACCCTGACACTTGTTTTTTTATTGCATAATTAGTTTACAACATTGCTCTATATTAGCTACAATTTGATCTTGCTCCTGCTAGCAAGCTGCGTACCATACAAACTACAATTTGAAGGTTATAATCCTTTTTTTTAGATTGAAGGTTATATAATCCTGCAGTGTGAAAGTTACAATTATCTGTCCAAGTCTCTTCTGTGCATATGTTCTACTACGTCTTTCAGATCCTAAAACTGTGAAATTAGTTATTGCTATACATATCGAATGGCATTACTGCGTCTGATGCTCCTATGTACTCTTTTCCATTTACTGTTTGCAAACTTTATTTTTGTTCTAACTATATGTATTTGGCTATCAAAACACTTTACCATTATCTGCTTTTGTTCCTGCAAAAGTTGTTTCGGTTGCATATAGTTGTGTCGTTTTCATGTTAATTGGAAATTTATAATAAAATGTGTTATTTGCTTGGAGAAAAATTGTGGGTTAATTCTCAAAAGGCGTTAAGTTTCCATCCATGTTGGTACTGATCAATCCGTCCCTCTAAAAACAGGGTAACCTCTTTTGTGTGCTTCATATAAGCTATTTACATGGCATCTTGCCAAGCACTGTTAACATGTTTTATTCAATGGGTGTGCAAAACATTGATATTCGTTGTGCCTTGAATTAATGATATATTTCTACTCATGGCTTTCTATTCCCGTTGCAAAGCACGGGCATTTAGCTAGTAGATGTGAATGGTCACAAGGTGGTGTACGTGGTAAGTAACCCAAAAGGAAATAAACAGTTTAGGTTTGTTGATTCAATCGTGTGCCAATCCAATGAGGATTGAGTGTAAAAAATGATAGATGTAAATGAGATGGCAGCGGCATATAGCCATCGATTGGCTATACTATTAAAACTCTCATAAAACTGTTTGACAAATAAAATACGCATTTGAAAATAAATTGAACCTATGCATGGAGATAAACTTGTTTGTCACTCATCATTGAGGTGATCGTACTAAAAAAGCAACACTTTGGGCGTGCTCAATTTTCTTAGATAATTTATAAATTCAGTCTTCGGTTGTGTTATATGAAGCGCTCATACTATACGAGTGTTTGTGCGGTTGGTGTTTCACGCAATTTAGGAGGCATGCGTttgtctctctcacacacagatAGCGCGGTAGGTGGTTTCCCCTGAAATTACGTCATAGTACCACCCGTCCATATGGTCTCTCTTTCTCTGCACACTGGCAGTCCCAGTTACACACATAGCCATTTCCGTTTGGCTGCTTCCAAGCTATCATATCTGCTGCTGCACTGACACTTCCCTTCCTCTGCGCTTTCTTTTCTCTCTGGTCTAGTAGTTCCAAGCAAACAAACTCGGCAACGCTCCCTCACACTCTTTCTCTCCCTCCGGATTCCAAGCCACCTTCTCCTCCAATTTTGAGAGAAGAACCGACAGACAAGATTATATCTTCCGCGAGCCACACTGGAAGCAGAGTCATCGGTCATTAGGTAAAACAAGTGAAGTCATACTTCGTTGATGAGGTTCTCGCCTGTCTCGCGGTTGATCGAGCATTCTGTCCAATTCTTGGCACAAGAATTCAGCAGTTACTGCCGTGTGTTGCGCCTAGccatttgctgctgctgctgttgttgttgctgctgctgctgctgctgttgctgctctttTTGCTCTCCTGCTGAGCAGCTTGTACTTGTAAATGAAAATGATGCTCCTGCTTAGGTTGTTGCTTGTGCAATCAAGCCTGCACTGATTATTCTTCAACAATATAGACAAATCCTTCACAATCAATCAATGGTACAGCGTCACCCGTGATTTTCTTAGTGTACTTTGCTCTTTTTGTCCTGAATCATCATATAACCCTTTCCGATTGTTGTAAGCAGAAAGTGTTCGAGAAAAAAAGCGTTGTCAGCAGAAACATGTTTTATAATGCCGTAACAATTAGGGGCCATAAAAAGATCATTGCACTAGTAGTTCCTTTCATTTGCTAGAAATAAACATTTGAAACCGCAATATCTGTATATCTGACTGAAGACCTAACTTACTAATCCTGTGAATGACCTGTAGTGCAGTGGCGTCAGCTGTGTTCTCAATGAGGACGAAGACTTCATGGCGCAAACGTGGAAACCAATTAACATCCAGTTGATGCAGCATAAATTCTATGGTGTTGCAAGCAAAAATGGTAACATAATGGGAATATATTTCATTTCTTTGTTCCACCTGTTCAATTTTTGCATCATGTGATCACTGAATTTCGTACGTACGTATTTTCAGATCGTGTACTCATCTAAAAGCTCAAAGGGAACGCTGTTTCCTGTACGATCAATGCTTGTCTTCTTCATTGCACTATTTGGTTTCTATGTCTGCTACTTCTCCTTCACTCAAATAGCCTTAGAAAATGAAGAAGGAGAAATGAACGGAGCAGAAGAACGAACAAGCATTCTATGCAAAAGACCTTCAGAAATTCCATATGATCAGATGCAGTATGTGCACTTTCCAAGACCTATGAGTTACGACAGGTAACTTTTGTCGTAAAACTTCCTCTGTACACAGACAGATTGCCTCTCTTCTGTACTTGACCCTGTTTTTGTAGAGCAATGCAGTGCATATTTACATGTTGCGTTTTCTGTTTTTGACTCTTTCTGATCCATTCATGTTGCTAAAATCGTAGGGGAGAATGCGCATGTACCCCGGTCCGTTTCTTCGTCATTGTATCTATGCAAAGATCAGGCAGCGGGTGGTTTGAGACTCTGCTCAACAGCCACCCCAATGTGAGCTCAAATGGTGAAATCTTCTCGGTGAGGGAGCGCAGAGAGGATATCGCGTCAACCTTGTGGACTCTTGACAAGCTGTATGATTTGGATTGGCGCACCAGCGCAGCAAAAAATGAATGCACGGCTGCATTTGGATTGAAGTGGATGCTAAATCAGGTACGCCATCATTCAGCTATTTAACAGCTATCTATACTGTTGTTGCTATTACACCGACAAAGTTTAggtgcaaatatatatatatatatatatagattgcCGAGCAAAAGTATTTTTAGGTAGAATGATTGTAATAGAGTATAAAAATAGGGAGTTTATGAATCGGTGCGTGCATGTGTTTGCAGGGCCTTATGGATTATCCTGATGAGATTGTGGATTATTTGATAAAAAAGGGTGTGATGGTGATATTTCTCTTCAGGAGGAATACATTAAGGAGGCTTGTCTCTGTGTTGGCTAACGACTATGACAGGAAAACGAAGCAGTTGAACGGCACCCACAAAGCTCATGTTCACTCACAAGAGGAGGTGACTCTCTCACATGCATTCTTCTCAGATCCGATGCCCATCCATCTGTTCTTGTTGCCTAGTAGAGTGAAAAAAGAGAGTAAAGCTCTTGCCGAATATGTGGTGTGCATGCAGGCTGAGATCCTAGCGAGGTTCAAGCCGGATTTGGACGTGTCATCTCTAATCCCAAGCATGAGAAGCGCGGAGCAGTCCATGGACGCCTGCCTGCGCCGCTTCCGCGCCACGCGCCACATGATCCTCTACTACGAGGACGTAATCCGCGACGACAATGTAAGCTCCCCGGCCATAtcaatcatatcatatcatatcatCCATCGGGGTAAGCGGGTAACTAAGCATTGTTGCTGGAATGGTTTGGTTTGCAGGCGCTGTCTCGGGTGCAGGAGTTCCTGGGACTCCCGGTGAGGAGTC is from Triticum aestivum cultivar Chinese Spring chromosome 1B, IWGSC CS RefSeq v2.1, whole genome shotgun sequence and encodes:
- the LOC123132066 gene encoding nodulation protein H, with protein sequence MVLQAKMIVYSSKSSKGTLFPVRSMLVFFIALFGFYVCYFSFTQIALENEEGEMNGAEERTSILCKRPSEIPYDQMQYVHFPRPMSYDRGECACTPVRFFVIVSMQRSGSGWFETLLNSHPNVSSNGEIFSVRERREDIASTLWTLDKLYDLDWRTSAAKNECTAAFGLKWMLNQGLMDYPDEIVDYLIKKGVMVIFLFRRNTLRRLVSVLANDYDRKTKQLNGTHKAHVHSQEEAEILARFKPDLDVSSLIPSMRSAEQSMDACLRRFRATRHMILYYEDVIRDDNALSRVQEFLGLPVRSLSSRHVKIHTSPLPDLVDNWEDVRRTLKPTEFARLLDG